In the genome of bacterium, the window CGCCACCGTGATTTCTTTACTGTGAAATTTTATAAATACACCATTTCAGAGTACGAGAATATTCTTGCAGACAAGCACGGATAGTGTTATATTTCACAAAAATAGTAACACCAGCGGGGGAACAGTATAATGACCGAGCATGATCTTCAGAGGTTCGGTGTATCGATCGGCGCCAACCTCCTTGAAAAGTTCGATGATCTTATCCTGAAAAAAGGATACACCAACCGTTCGGAAGCGATTCGGGACCTGATTCGAAACAAACTTGTCGAGGCGGAATGGGAAAGTTCAACGGACGCCCGTGCTTCCATAGGCACCATCACCATCGTATACGATCACAACACCCGTGAAATCGGCGACCGTCTCACCGACATAGCCCATGAACACCATGACCTGATCATTTCGAGCATGCATGTTCATCTTACCCACAATTCATGCCTGGAGGTCATGCTCGTAAAGGGATGCGGCAAGGAAATACGGGCTTTTTCCGACCGGATTATCAGCGTTCGGGGTGTCAAACACGGCAAACTCGTCATTACCGGGCTTGTGGAAGACAATTCACATTAAGACTTTTTTTCGCGTATTAATTGTCCGCTTTTTCTCTGCGAATACCGGATAAATATCGGGCAGTCTAAGTAATGCTGTCTCTTGCCGCATACAGTTGCCATCTTTTTCCGAAAGGTTTTTTCATGCATATTCCGCCGGGATTTCTAAAGCCTGAAGTATGGATTTCCATGGGCGTAATCTCTGCGGCCTCTGTGGGGTATGCCATGAAAAAATCCGGGGAGGAGATAGACGAGCGCCGGGTACCGGTCATGGGTGTGCTCGCGGCGTTCATATTTGCTGCGCAGATGGTGAATTTCCCGGTAGCAGGCGGGACATCGGGTCATCTCATCGGCGCGGCGCTTGCGGTTGCCGTTTTCGGCATGTGGCCGGCCATGGTGGTTATGACCGCCGTGGTGCTCATGCAGGCGCTTCTCTTTCAGGACGGCGGGCTCGATGCTCTCGGAGCGAATGTTTTCAACATGGGCATTCTCGGGTGTTTTCTTGCGGGACTGATAATCGGCGCCGGACGTCGGCTCGGCTCACGGGTACTGTATCTCTCGGTTGCCGTCGCAGCATGGATTTCCGTCGTCGGTGCGGCCGTTTTCTGCGCATTTGAGCTTGCCCTTTCGGGTACGAGCCCTCTTGGTA includes:
- a CDS encoding energy-coupling factor ABC transporter permease, which codes for MHIPPGFLKPEVWISMGVISAASVGYAMKKSGEEIDERRVPVMGVLAAFIFAAQMVNFPVAGGTSGHLIGAALAVAVFGMWPAMVVMTAVVLMQALLFQDGGLDALGANVFNMGILGCFLAGLIIGAGRRLGSRVLYLSVAVAAWISVVGAAVFCAFELALSGTSPLGIVLTGMAGIHAIIGVFEGIVTVVALRFIISVKPGLIRIMNGAKP
- the nikR gene encoding nickel-responsive transcriptional regulator NikR; translated protein: MTEHDLQRFGVSIGANLLEKFDDLILKKGYTNRSEAIRDLIRNKLVEAEWESSTDARASIGTITIVYDHNTREIGDRLTDIAHEHHDLIISSMHVHLTHNSCLEVMLVKGCGKEIRAFSDRIISVRGVKHGKLVITGLVEDNSH